In Numidum massiliense, a single genomic region encodes these proteins:
- a CDS encoding NfeD family protein, with product MLEVLTGTTWGILLLAFIGIALIVTEFLVKAKGIAGVIGLGSLAMYFYSTTGNSDYSSWMLGLFVIGLLLMVVDGKLIQDGTLATVGVVLMLIAMVVPTNDLALGAGVASAVILGLLTSMLSFRIFPKRDMWERMTLRDRLTKEKGYSTINESFTSLVGKRGVVTSTLRPSGIIEIEGKRYDAISNGTWVQQGTAIEVVSVDGTRILVNELETVQNG from the coding sequence TTGTTAGAAGTCCTGACGGGAACGACGTGGGGAATCCTGTTACTCGCATTTATTGGAATTGCGCTTATCGTTACAGAATTTTTAGTAAAGGCAAAAGGGATTGCCGGAGTGATCGGACTTGGCTCGTTAGCTATGTATTTTTACAGTACGACAGGAAATAGTGACTATTCTTCTTGGATGCTCGGTTTATTCGTCATCGGTCTACTATTAATGGTCGTGGATGGCAAGCTTATTCAAGACGGTACCTTAGCTACGGTCGGTGTCGTATTAATGTTAATCGCGATGGTCGTACCGACAAACGATCTCGCACTCGGAGCGGGAGTCGCCTCTGCGGTCATTTTAGGGCTCTTAACGAGCATGCTGTCGTTTCGCATTTTCCCGAAAAGAGATATGTGGGAACGGATGACGTTGCGCGATCGCCTGACGAAAGAGAAAGGGTACAGTACGATCAATGAATCGTTTACGTCGCTCGTCGGAAAACGTGGTGTCGTCACATCGACGTTACGCCCATCCGGCATTATCGAAATCGAAGGCAAACGGTATGACGCCATTTCCAACGGTACGTGGGTACAACAAGGAACGGCAATCGAAGTTGTGTCGGTCGACGGCACACGAATTTTAGTCAACGAGTTAGAAACAGTGCAAAACGGTTAA
- a CDS encoding ISLre2 family transposase, with protein sequence MLSFWESLRIRLMEVMADLFGEFLEQLDQMMTTHYKEKYGWKSERLDSREFTSFFGTVSYKRHLMYDRNGNAHYPVDEAIGLKRRKRYSPDLMMLGAELAAAPGMTYRLASEVTQKLAGITISHTTFQRLVKEAGEAQAVMDAEKRDRIFEDTVIPNSPSVKHLYCEADGLYVKGRGKGIEIKNMLAYTGWEQNGQRVSLTDRHVFSTVESVDDFWEIGYAAIRHRWDLSHTHVATNADAASWISEERVQNTFSEATSVVRQLDPFHVKRSIRRGLSRQPRLIPQIEKAISEKNKDRFKAVIDTAQGNAETEREEKRIENMQKYLEGHWEILCDWREVSPDVPKNARRMGCMESNQRRLAYRMKRRGMYWSEEGAQAIAKVQQGVTNGTLRQALLTVWPNRQVTQKLKRHARRIGKSDHIGVQVGRIQVGAASASSAIGYLDKVVNRRP encoded by the coding sequence ATGTTGTCGTTTTGGGAAAGCTTACGTATTCGCCTGATGGAAGTGATGGCTGATCTGTTCGGAGAATTTTTGGAGCAGCTCGATCAGATGATGACGACGCATTACAAGGAAAAATACGGTTGGAAAAGTGAGCGATTGGACAGCCGGGAGTTCACCAGTTTTTTTGGGACAGTGTCCTATAAACGCCACTTGATGTACGACCGAAACGGAAACGCACATTACCCTGTCGATGAGGCAATCGGTTTAAAACGCCGTAAAAGATACAGCCCAGACCTTATGATGCTCGGAGCAGAGTTAGCTGCAGCGCCGGGAATGACCTACCGCCTCGCCTCAGAGGTCACGCAAAAACTTGCCGGTATAACGATCAGCCATACGACGTTTCAGCGCTTAGTAAAAGAAGCAGGTGAAGCTCAAGCTGTCATGGATGCTGAAAAAAGGGATCGAATTTTTGAGGATACGGTAATTCCTAACTCTCCGTCCGTTAAGCACTTATATTGCGAAGCAGATGGCTTATACGTCAAAGGGAGAGGCAAAGGAATAGAGATCAAAAATATGCTTGCCTATACCGGGTGGGAGCAAAACGGACAGCGTGTCTCGTTAACAGATCGTCACGTCTTTTCTACCGTTGAATCGGTGGATGACTTTTGGGAAATAGGTTATGCAGCGATTCGACATCGTTGGGATCTCTCACATACACATGTGGCGACTAATGCGGATGCGGCTTCATGGATCTCTGAGGAACGCGTTCAAAATACCTTTTCTGAAGCGACATCGGTTGTCCGCCAATTGGATCCTTTTCACGTAAAGAGGAGTATTCGTCGCGGGTTGAGCCGCCAGCCAAGGCTCATTCCTCAAATTGAAAAGGCAATATCCGAAAAAAATAAGGATAGGTTTAAAGCGGTGATTGATACGGCACAGGGAAATGCAGAGACGGAGCGAGAGGAAAAGCGTATCGAGAACATGCAGAAGTATCTTGAAGGGCACTGGGAGATCCTCTGCGACTGGCGTGAGGTTAGTCCAGACGTGCCAAAAAATGCTCGTAGGATGGGATGCATGGAATCGAACCAGAGACGTCTGGCATACCGCATGAAACGTCGTGGCATGTACTGGAGTGAAGAAGGGGCTCAAGCCATCGCCAAAGTACAACAAGGCGTTACCAATGGGACGTTGAGACAGGCATTATTAACTGTCTGGCCCAACCGCCAAGTGACACAAAAACTAAAACGCCATGCGAGGCGAATAGGTAAGTCGGATCACATTGGGGTTCAAGTTGGCAGGATCCAAGTAGGTGCCGCATCAGCTTCAAGTGCTATTGGGTATTTGGATAAGGTGGTTAATCGCCGTCCTTGA
- a CDS encoding Cof-type HAD-IIB family hydrolase has translation MTYELIALDLDGTLLTDEKEITRETKQLLQRLRQEGKYIVICTGRSTQSVRKLLQNTTFASHVITNNGGTVIDASSAETLYTATIPRRYLGIFRDICDEYSVHCDLTTEKNMYVEQMAPEMIALYERYHVAPFEIGDFRDIPEEVTKCTLFSEKEKTIEQLIPRLTEQYGSDLTIVQSGEHFIDIMKRGTSKGEALRWLVPQLNLQAADVLAIGNYYNDAEMLAYAGLGVAVANAPEELRAAADAVTASNNADGVRLALEKYVCRKHV, from the coding sequence GTGACATACGAGTTGATCGCTTTAGACTTAGACGGCACATTACTAACTGACGAGAAAGAAATAACGCGAGAGACGAAGCAACTATTACAACGTTTGCGTCAGGAAGGAAAATATATCGTGATTTGTACAGGGCGTTCGACGCAATCGGTTCGGAAGTTGTTACAAAACACAACCTTCGCTTCCCACGTCATTACAAATAACGGCGGGACTGTGATCGACGCCTCCTCTGCTGAGACGCTGTACACGGCGACGATCCCGCGTCGCTATCTAGGGATCTTTCGGGATATATGCGATGAATACTCGGTTCACTGTGACTTGACTACGGAAAAAAATATGTATGTCGAACAGATGGCGCCCGAAATGATAGCCCTGTATGAGCGATATCATGTCGCACCGTTCGAGATCGGCGATTTCCGCGACATTCCCGAAGAGGTGACGAAGTGTACGCTTTTCAGCGAAAAGGAAAAAACGATCGAACAGTTAATCCCTCGCCTGACCGAACAATACGGTAGTGATTTAACAATCGTGCAGAGCGGTGAACATTTCATCGACATTATGAAGCGCGGGACGAGCAAAGGCGAAGCGCTGCGCTGGCTCGTGCCGCAATTAAACTTGCAGGCGGCCGACGTCCTAGCAATCGGCAATTATTATAACGATGCGGAAATGTTGGCCTACGCCGGTTTAGGAGTTGCCGTCGCTAACGCCCCCGAAGAATTACGGGCTGCGGCTGACGCTGTTACGGCGTCAAACAATGCGGATGGGGTACGGTTAGCGCTCGAGAAATACGTTTGCAGAAAACATGTGTGA
- a CDS encoding metallophosphoesterase family protein, whose protein sequence is MFIVIFAVVCLACGFGWAMPVVKTAAMRAPAGETVATIGVTAGESAVAMRTTTGEIAHVAADKPRLSFAVMSDIHIYEDNEDVHRRFTAALQDYWQLNREIGLLAVNGDLTNGFPEHFTILRRLIEGTPHAPLHFTLGNHDFYRMRYNDRKEKDLRHFPNSWSNEKALQLFQRFTGYERPYHDVWLNGYHFIFMSHEKYVNSRLTHGRNGFISDAQLMWLRQKLQERQPQEQTREQKLLGTRGAGGSKRPTFVFFHHPLPNTLPGSEGEAMIWQHKELRNILEEHPEVVFFSGHTHAGLKKTKQMHANRFLMLGSSSIMRHGESVYVEVYDDYLDIHSRNHLQKEWIPERSFRYDLKHLSDNS, encoded by the coding sequence GTGTTTATCGTTATTTTCGCAGTAGTTTGTCTCGCCTGCGGTTTTGGCTGGGCAATGCCGGTAGTGAAGACCGCGGCAATGCGAGCACCTGCTGGAGAGACGGTAGCGACAATAGGTGTAACCGCAGGAGAGTCGGCAGTAGCAATGAGGACAACGACAGGAGAGATCGCACACGTCGCTGCTGACAAGCCCCGCCTGTCGTTCGCCGTCATGAGTGACATCCATATTTATGAAGACAACGAGGATGTGCACCGCCGCTTTACGGCAGCGTTACAAGATTATTGGCAGTTAAATCGGGAGATCGGGCTACTTGCGGTAAACGGCGATTTAACGAATGGCTTTCCCGAGCACTTTACGATTTTGCGGCGCTTAATAGAGGGAACACCGCATGCACCGTTACATTTTACCCTTGGTAATCACGACTTTTACCGCATGCGTTACAATGACCGCAAGGAAAAAGACTTGCGTCACTTTCCGAACAGTTGGTCGAACGAGAAGGCGCTGCAGCTGTTCCAGCGGTTTACCGGTTATGAGCGTCCGTACCACGACGTTTGGCTGAACGGATACCACTTTATTTTCATGTCGCACGAAAAATACGTGAACAGTCGCTTGACGCATGGTCGCAACGGCTTTATAAGCGACGCGCAACTTATGTGGCTACGACAGAAGCTGCAGGAGCGGCAGCCGCAGGAACAGACGCGGGAACAAAAGCTACTGGGGACGCGAGGGGCTGGGGGTAGCAAGCGGCCGACGTTCGTCTTCTTTCACCATCCGCTGCCGAACACGTTGCCGGGATCGGAAGGGGAAGCGATGATTTGGCAACACAAGGAATTACGAAATATTTTAGAGGAGCACCCGGAAGTCGTCTTTTTTTCCGGACATACGCACGCCGGCTTAAAAAAAACGAAACAAATGCACGCGAACCGTTTTTTGATGCTCGGCAGTTCGTCGATTATGCGTCACGGCGAAAGTGTATACGTTGAGGTGTACGACGATTACCTAGACATTCACAGTCGCAATCACTTGCAAAAGGAGTGGATCCCGGAACGCTCCTTTCGCTACGATCTCAAGCATTTGTCTGACAATAGTTAG
- a CDS encoding deoxyribonuclease IV, producing the protein MLKIGSHVSFSKKGLLNATEEALGYGSSSFMIYTGAPQNTRRKPMEKQYVPEGLELMKANGIDDIVVHAPYIINLGSYKKNTYQLAIDFLKSEIDRTAFIGVKNIVLHPGAYTDKDAAYGIDRIAEGLNEVLTSDQTVNIALETMAGKGTEIGRTFEELAAIIDKVTHNDKLTICLDTCHVHDAGYDIVNDFDGVIEQFDRIIGLERLAVLHVNDSKNFRGAAKDRHAPLGSGLIGFHALYDIVNHDVVRDIPIILETPWIGKEKARQRPMYEAEIALLSDNAEQRFGANFYEDVEKLQHFCKKESLDSREFIVGTWQLLQDKKQKKADKREPMERLYDLVTEAELFPDYTEEQINHRLVALFAQK; encoded by the coding sequence ATGCTAAAAATCGGATCACACGTCTCCTTTTCCAAAAAAGGTCTACTCAACGCGACAGAAGAAGCACTCGGCTACGGCTCGAGTTCGTTTATGATTTATACCGGTGCACCGCAAAACACGCGCCGCAAACCGATGGAGAAGCAATACGTCCCCGAAGGACTCGAACTGATGAAGGCCAACGGGATCGACGATATCGTTGTACACGCCCCGTACATCATCAACCTCGGCTCTTACAAAAAGAACACGTACCAACTCGCGATCGACTTTCTCAAAAGCGAAATCGATCGCACCGCTTTTATCGGAGTGAAAAACATCGTCCTTCACCCGGGCGCGTATACGGACAAAGACGCGGCGTACGGTATCGACCGCATCGCCGAAGGGCTGAACGAAGTGCTCACTTCCGATCAGACGGTTAATATCGCCTTAGAAACGATGGCAGGCAAAGGAACGGAAATCGGACGCACGTTCGAGGAACTGGCCGCAATTATCGACAAAGTGACGCACAACGACAAGCTGACGATTTGCCTCGATACGTGCCACGTGCACGACGCCGGTTACGACATCGTGAACGACTTCGACGGCGTCATCGAACAGTTTGACCGCATCATCGGCCTTGAGCGGCTAGCCGTCTTACACGTCAACGACAGTAAAAATTTCCGCGGCGCCGCGAAAGATCGCCACGCCCCCCTCGGTTCGGGGCTCATCGGCTTCCATGCCCTTTACGACATCGTCAATCACGACGTCGTGAGAGACATCCCAATCATTCTCGAAACGCCGTGGATCGGCAAAGAAAAAGCGAGGCAGCGCCCGATGTACGAAGCAGAAATCGCGCTCCTCTCCGACAATGCCGAGCAGCGCTTCGGCGCTAACTTTTACGAAGACGTAGAGAAGCTGCAGCACTTTTGCAAAAAGGAGTCGCTCGACAGCCGTGAGTTCATCGTCGGCACGTGGCAACTGCTGCAAGATAAAAAACAGAAAAAAGCAGACAAACGCGAACCGATGGAGCGCTTGTACGACCTCGTTACGGAAGCAGAGCTGTTCCCCGACTACACGGAAGAACAAATTAACCACCGACTCGTCGCCCTGTTTGCACAAAAATAA
- a CDS encoding GNAT family N-acetyltransferase has product MIRALDLHNRREALALLSVQMAAYLVEAKLLGSDEIPLLRDSYDKLQQCGEQFYGYFDGERLAGAISYKTKDTVLDIHRLMVHPDYFRQGIASALLRYVEKQLAAGAAATLTVATGARNSPAIQLYKRHGFIEIGEQLMPQGIVMTYLEKGLD; this is encoded by the coding sequence ATGATTCGGGCACTTGATTTACATAATCGTCGGGAAGCGTTAGCTTTATTGTCGGTTCAAATGGCGGCCTATCTCGTTGAGGCGAAGCTGCTCGGCAGCGACGAAATTCCACTGCTGCGCGATTCGTACGACAAATTGCAACAGTGCGGTGAACAGTTTTACGGATATTTTGACGGGGAGCGGCTAGCGGGGGCGATTTCGTATAAAACGAAGGACACTGTACTCGACATTCACCGCTTAATGGTTCACCCGGATTATTTTCGGCAGGGGATTGCGAGTGCGCTTTTGCGGTATGTGGAGAAGCAGCTCGCCGCGGGGGCGGCTGCGACGTTAACGGTCGCAACGGGGGCGCGGAACAGCCCGGCTATTCAGTTGTATAAACGGCACGGGTTTATCGAAATAGGAGAGCAGTTAATGCCGCAAGGGATTGTAATGACTTACTTGGAGAAAGGTCTCGACTAG
- a CDS encoding RsmB/NOP family class I SAM-dependent RNA methyltransferase produces the protein MSHLPRTLQQSLPDAFCRQMQDMLPPREYDAFLQTYSEPATRGLRVNTLKTTPSALTNAVPFALKPIPWCETGFYYKQADRPGRHPYHHAGVYYIQEPSAMAVVELLDPHPGEKILDLCAAPGGKSTHISAKLAGDGWLVSNEIHPQRAKVLADNIERCGVPNATVLNAAPDELTDRFPAYFDRIIVDAPCSGEGMFRKNPEAIGEWGPEAVDHCVQRQLDILRAALPMLRPGGRLVYSTCTFNDRENEGVVTTLLQQFPELRLLGESCAPFADQTNDSRAAIERHALVMGQSPENGCVFRLWPHHLRGEGHFVAMFEKREEQLQSSRTTRGQHKQKAKKKAKSGRTLDRGQRQLLDTFIRETLQLQAGTRQTQEGIRQTQAGIRQTQVPAGTGNYVLYGNHLYATSSDLPPLDGIKVVRPGLYLGEFKKNRFEPSHAWAMALKATDVQRTVALTEKERQHIDAYLRGETLSAEQSNKGWVLVTADHFPLGWGKQDGTQVKNHLPKHLRLHTRSQ, from the coding sequence ATGTCCCATTTACCTCGTACTTTACAACAGTCTTTGCCAGATGCGTTCTGCCGTCAAATGCAAGACATGCTACCGCCACGCGAGTACGACGCGTTTCTCCAAACGTACAGTGAACCGGCAACGCGCGGCCTACGAGTCAATACGTTAAAAACGACTCCGTCCGCGCTTACAAATGCGGTTCCATTCGCACTTAAGCCCATCCCGTGGTGCGAGACGGGCTTTTACTACAAGCAGGCGGATCGCCCCGGGCGCCATCCTTACCACCACGCCGGCGTATACTACATCCAAGAGCCGAGTGCAATGGCCGTCGTCGAACTGCTCGATCCTCACCCAGGGGAAAAAATATTGGACTTATGCGCCGCGCCCGGAGGTAAGTCGACCCATATCTCGGCAAAATTAGCGGGAGATGGGTGGCTCGTGAGTAACGAGATTCACCCGCAGCGCGCCAAAGTGCTCGCCGACAACATCGAACGGTGCGGTGTCCCGAATGCCACCGTATTAAACGCCGCGCCAGACGAATTAACAGACCGTTTCCCCGCCTATTTTGACCGCATAATAGTCGATGCCCCATGTTCCGGCGAAGGCATGTTTCGTAAAAACCCGGAAGCAATTGGCGAATGGGGGCCGGAGGCAGTTGACCACTGCGTGCAGCGACAACTCGACATCCTGCGTGCCGCACTGCCGATGTTGCGCCCAGGCGGTCGCCTCGTCTACTCGACGTGTACGTTTAACGACCGCGAGAACGAAGGTGTCGTGACGACTTTGCTGCAGCAGTTTCCGGAACTACGCCTGCTCGGCGAGTCTTGCGCGCCATTCGCCGACCAAACAAACGACAGTCGCGCCGCCATCGAACGTCATGCACTCGTCATGGGGCAGTCACCTGAGAATGGCTGTGTGTTCCGCCTCTGGCCACATCACTTGCGAGGAGAAGGTCACTTCGTCGCTATGTTTGAAAAACGAGAGGAACAGCTTCAGTCCAGTCGTACCACTCGTGGTCAGCACAAACAAAAGGCCAAGAAAAAAGCAAAGTCGGGGCGCACACTCGATCGCGGCCAGCGCCAGCTCCTTGACACATTCATCCGCGAGACTCTACAGTTACAAGCGGGCACACGTCAAACACAAGAGGGAATACGTCAGACACAAGCGGGGATACGTCAGACACAAGTGCCCGCTGGCACCGGCAATTACGTGCTGTACGGCAACCATTTGTACGCCACTTCGTCCGACTTACCTCCGCTCGACGGCATTAAAGTGGTGCGCCCCGGGCTTTACTTAGGCGAGTTCAAAAAAAATCGCTTCGAACCGAGCCACGCGTGGGCAATGGCGCTCAAAGCGACAGACGTGCAGCGTACTGTCGCCCTTACCGAAAAAGAACGCCAACACATTGACGCCTATTTGCGCGGGGAAACGCTCTCCGCGGAGCAGTCAAACAAAGGATGGGTGCTTGTCACCGCCGACCACTTCCCGCTCGGCTGGGGCAAACAAGACGGCACCCAAGTGAAAAACCACCTACCTAAGCACTTGCGCCTCCATACGCGATCACAATAA
- a CDS encoding LysM peptidoglycan-binding domain-containing protein, giving the protein MQVWPYVVRKRDTLLRIAKRFAVNEVALLCANPALRSDARLVPGEIVYIPREQLRQYVMQPADTIDRLAGKFNVSSRDIIAINPHLRAVNPQFRTHLLYPGQVIAIPLALATARIVHADQEYGYEEIRTDLRRLQRRYPFLFVKTIGHSEEGKPLLAIRLGDGSKELGLFAASSGDAWCTTLLLMRFVEDCCAAFHNGTRLVGYSMAELFRQTAIWLVPLVAPDDVERAIAGGDGAGENGRTLSEWPQFWTGSGQRGGYAQGGLSMDLAERMGTPDPAVTPNPAGLVAEVVASRATVAHLAEGGGQVGGREREGGREKDWDGQRRRHSSPVSQQASSCTPRAVTNFITRHNFRLVISFCRGSDHISWGYNGLEPREAEVIANRLAHVSGYTSARYTDGESALKDWFIRTFRRPAYTVEVSMPALAQFPALYERQLRLLLYAASVYV; this is encoded by the coding sequence ATGCAAGTGTGGCCGTATGTCGTCCGTAAAAGGGATACGTTGTTGCGGATTGCGAAGCGGTTTGCGGTGAATGAAGTGGCGCTTCTCTGTGCGAATCCCGCGTTGCGCAGCGATGCACGGCTTGTACCGGGAGAGATCGTCTACATCCCGCGTGAACAACTGCGGCAATACGTCATGCAGCCTGCCGACACGATCGATCGGCTTGCGGGAAAATTTAACGTATCGTCTCGCGACATTATTGCTATAAATCCACACCTGCGCGCTGTAAATCCGCAATTTAGGACACACCTGCTGTACCCAGGGCAGGTGATCGCCATTCCACTGGCGCTGGCAACCGCACGGATTGTGCATGCGGATCAGGAGTACGGGTACGAGGAAATACGTACCGATTTACGGCGGTTGCAGCGACGGTACCCTTTTTTATTTGTAAAAACGATCGGCCACTCGGAGGAAGGGAAGCCCTTGTTGGCGATTCGTCTCGGGGACGGTTCGAAGGAACTCGGTCTGTTTGCGGCCTCGAGCGGAGACGCGTGGTGTACGACGCTACTTTTGATGCGGTTTGTCGAGGACTGCTGTGCCGCGTTCCACAATGGCACCCGGCTTGTGGGGTATAGCATGGCAGAACTGTTTCGGCAGACGGCGATATGGCTCGTCCCGCTTGTCGCTCCGGACGACGTCGAGCGAGCAATTGCGGGGGGAGATGGCGCTGGGGAAAATGGGCGTACACTGTCGGAATGGCCGCAGTTTTGGACGGGGAGTGGCCAGCGGGGCGGGTACGCACAAGGGGGGCTGTCGATGGATTTGGCTGAGCGGATGGGGACGCCAGACCCGGCCGTGACGCCTAATCCGGCCGGGCTTGTGGCGGAGGTCGTGGCGAGCCGTGCAACTGTTGCCCACTTAGCAGAGGGTGGCGGTCAAGTGGGCGGTCGGGAACGAGAAGGGGGGAGGGAAAAGGATTGGGATGGGCAGAGACGCAGGCACTCGTCCCCAGTTTCACAGCAAGCGTCGTCCTGTACACCAAGAGCCGTTACCAATTTTATAACCCGACACAACTTTCGCCTCGTGATCTCTTTCTGTCGCGGAAGTGACCACATTAGTTGGGGCTATAACGGTTTGGAACCGCGCGAGGCCGAGGTGATCGCTAATCGTTTGGCACATGTGAGCGGGTACACATCGGCACGGTATACGGACGGTGAGTCGGCACTTAAAGATTGGTTCATCCGCACCTTCCGCCGTCCGGCGTATACGGTCGAAGTAAGTATGCCTGCCTTGGCACAGTTTCCAGCGCTGTATGAACGGCAGTTGCGCCTGTTGTTGTACGCTGCGAGTGTTTACGTTTAG
- a CDS encoding DUF169 domain-containing protein encodes MQEQTMREQAMQEHATQVPEIQEQMKQLDQHLTDYVRPATFPLAVRVLKKDEPLPPRAKRPHRDLGVKLSICQGVTMARTYGWAIALGGADVSCPIAKAVFHFEEPVDYYTDGHLACGMYTETVEAGVKTEEAVPKFAKDESGIIAIAPLSRTTFEPDLVIVYGNSAQVMRMVAAALYKKGGALTSTFSARADCADMIIKTKQSNEPQVILPCYGDRVFGQTQDHEMAFTLPFGHVDDFLVGLQGTHRGGVRYPIPQFLQYEANYPATYKKLNDLWEQKTQE; translated from the coding sequence ATGCAAGAGCAAACGATGCGCGAGCAAGCGATGCAAGAACATGCCACACAAGTGCCAGAAATCCAGGAACAAATGAAGCAACTAGACCAACATCTTACTGACTACGTACGCCCCGCAACGTTTCCCTTAGCCGTACGGGTCTTAAAAAAAGATGAGCCACTCCCCCCGCGCGCAAAGCGCCCGCACCGCGATTTAGGGGTCAAACTAAGCATTTGTCAAGGGGTGACGATGGCGCGCACGTACGGCTGGGCAATCGCCTTAGGGGGCGCAGACGTGTCCTGTCCGATTGCCAAAGCAGTGTTTCACTTCGAAGAGCCCGTCGATTACTACACCGACGGCCACTTAGCGTGCGGCATGTACACAGAGACGGTCGAGGCTGGCGTCAAAACGGAGGAAGCCGTACCTAAGTTTGCTAAAGATGAAAGCGGCATCATCGCGATCGCACCGTTATCCCGGACCACGTTCGAGCCAGACCTCGTCATCGTTTACGGAAACTCGGCACAAGTGATGCGCATGGTCGCTGCCGCCTTGTACAAAAAAGGGGGCGCCCTTACCTCGACATTTTCTGCCCGCGCCGACTGCGCCGATATGATCATTAAGACGAAACAGAGCAACGAACCACAAGTCATTTTGCCGTGCTACGGCGACCGCGTCTTTGGCCAAACACAAGATCACGAAATGGCCTTTACACTACCGTTCGGGCACGTGGACGATTTTCTCGTCGGTTTACAAGGGACGCACCGCGGCGGCGTGCGCTATCCGATTCCGCAATTTTTACAATATGAAGCAAATTATCCCGCTACATACAAAAAGCTGAATGATCTGTGGGAGCAGAAGACGCAGGAGTGA
- a CDS encoding DinB family protein: protein MKHTTEARSAQTTLQELEALIQHYVQELDNYTLKQLTYKPQPEQWSLGQMYNHLIKSALYMQFPAVEQCALVEASDGEKTAAGEQIFRNDAFPPTKIKVPPSPAYTPQNPGDKDELHTGMTAVLTQARTIADKLETVSSCGKVRHPGFGALNAHEWFQLTEMHFRHHLRQKKEIDNLLQQ, encoded by the coding sequence ATGAAACACACGACAGAGGCAAGAAGCGCACAGACGACGCTACAAGAACTTGAGGCGTTAATTCAACATTATGTGCAGGAGCTGGACAACTACACCCTCAAACAACTGACGTACAAACCGCAACCGGAACAGTGGTCGCTCGGACAAATGTACAACCACCTGATCAAGTCAGCACTTTACATGCAATTTCCGGCCGTTGAACAGTGTGCACTAGTAGAGGCAAGCGATGGCGAAAAGACAGCGGCAGGAGAACAAATTTTCCGGAACGATGCCTTTCCGCCGACGAAAATTAAAGTGCCCCCTTCACCGGCATACACACCGCAAAACCCCGGGGACAAAGATGAATTGCACACAGGTATGACGGCAGTATTGACGCAAGCGCGTACCATCGCCGACAAACTTGAGACGGTATCCTCGTGCGGCAAGGTGCGGCACCCCGGGTTTGGCGCTTTAAACGCACACGAGTGGTTTCAACTAACCGAAATGCATTTCCGTCACCACTTACGCCAGAAGAAAGAAATAGACAACCTTTTACAACAATAA